The genomic region CCGACCTGATCGGCAACGTCCTCACCGGCAAGGACCTGGTCGGATTCGGAGCCGAACCCGGCGACCGCGCCTGGGCCCGCCACGGCACCGCCATGGCCGGGATCATCGCCGGGCACGGACACGGCCCGGGCAACGCCGACGGCGTCCTCGGCATCGCCCCCGAGGCGAAGATCCTCCCCGTCCGCGTGATCCTGGAGGACGGCGACCCCTCCCGCGCCAAGGCCCGCAGCACCCGCGGCAACGCCCTCGCCGACGGCATCCGCTGGGCCGCCGACCACGGCGCCGACGTCATCAACCTCTCCCTCGGCGACGACTCCGCCTCCGCGCATCCGGAACCCGCCGAGGACCAGGCCATCCAGTACGCCCTGAAGAAGGGCGTGGTCGTCGTCGCCTCCGCCGGCAACGGCGGCGAGAAGGGCGACCGCATCTCCTACCCGGCCGCCTACCCGGGCGTCATCGCCGCCACCGCCGTGGACCGCGCCGGAACCCGCGCCCCGTTCTCCACCCGCCGCTGGTACGCCACCGTCAGCGCCCCCGGCGTCGACGTCGTCATCGCCGACCCCGACCACAAGTACTACGAGGGCTGGGGCACCAGCGCCGCCGCCGCCTTCGTCTCCGGCGCCGCCGCCCTGGTCAAGGCCGCCCACCCCGATCTGACCCCGGCCCAGATCAAGTCGCTCCTGGAGGACACCGCCCGCAACGCCCCCGCCGGGGGCCGCGACGACTCCCGCGGCTTCGGCTTCGTCGACCCGGCCGCCGCCATCAAGGCCGCCGACCGGCTCGAACCGCAGGGCCTCCGCTCGGCGGCGTACGGCGCGAAGTACTTCGGCAGCGGCCCCGACGCCACCGGCTCCGGCGACGACACCGCCGACTGGGCCGCCCCCCTCGCGGGCAGTGCCGGCGGCGTCCTGCTGGTCGCGGCGGTCGTCCTGTGGCGCGGCCGCCGCACGAGCCGCCAGGACTTCTGAGCTGCCGCCGGTGGCCCGGCCGCCGGCCGATAGGCTCGACGACCGTGGCGAACAAGAACATCCCCGACCCCGGCTTCTCCGACGACGACGGCTCCGCCGACCCCCGGCTGAGCGCGGCTCTCACCGCCTGGTCGGAAGATCGCAGTGCCGTGGGCCCGGTCCTCGACGCCCTCAAGGGCGCCCGGCTGCTCGTCCCGGTCGTGGCCGTGCTCGGCGAGGTCGAGGAGGACGAGCGGGGACTGCGCCGCGAGAAGACCAGCGACATGGCCGTACCGACCCTGAAGGCCGGGAACCGCACCGCCCTGCCCGCCTTCACCTCCACCGACTCCCTCGCCCGCTGGGACCCGGCGGCGCGCCCGGTCGCCGTACCCCTGCACCAGGCCCTCCAGGCCGCCGCGCACGAGAAGGCGGACACGGTCGTGCTCGACCTGGCCGGGCCCGTGCCCTTCGAACTGACCGGCCCGGCCCTGCTCGCCCTCGCGGAGGGCCGTACGACGACCGACCCGCTCGCCGACCCGGCCGTCGTGGAGGCCGTGCGCGACGCCGTGTCCGCCGAGCCGGCCGTGCTGCGCGCCCACCTCGGCCCGGGCCAGGCCGACGGCACCCTCGCCCTGGTCCTGGACCCGGCCGCCGCCCCCGCCGAAGCAGCCCGGGCGGTCGCCCGGCGGCTCGCCGCCGACGAGACACTGAGGGCCCGCCTGGTGCGCGGCCTCGACCTGGCACTGCTGCCGGCCGAGGCGACGCCACCCGGCGAGCCCCTGTTCGTCCGGTGAAGCTCTAGGGCGTGTCCGCAAAGTCCCGTCGTCCGCCCGGAGGGCGGGCCTCGCGGCGTCCGG from Streptomyces chartreusis NRRL 3882 harbors:
- the mycP gene encoding type VII secretion-associated serine protease mycosin; protein product: MKATRKPAGRAAGAGRSAALSVLLAAGLVLLPATTAHADGIRAQQWALEAMHTQEAWRTTKGEGVTVAVLDTGVEADHPDLIGNVLTGKDLVGFGAEPGDRAWARHGTAMAGIIAGHGHGPGNADGVLGIAPEAKILPVRVILEDGDPSRAKARSTRGNALADGIRWAADHGADVINLSLGDDSASAHPEPAEDQAIQYALKKGVVVVASAGNGGEKGDRISYPAAYPGVIAATAVDRAGTRAPFSTRRWYATVSAPGVDVVIADPDHKYYEGWGTSAAAAFVSGAAALVKAAHPDLTPAQIKSLLEDTARNAPAGGRDDSRGFGFVDPAAAIKAADRLEPQGLRSAAYGAKYFGSGPDATGSGDDTADWAAPLAGSAGGVLLVAAVVLWRGRRTSRQDF
- a CDS encoding SseB family protein, whose protein sequence is MANKNIPDPGFSDDDGSADPRLSAALTAWSEDRSAVGPVLDALKGARLLVPVVAVLGEVEEDERGLRREKTSDMAVPTLKAGNRTALPAFTSTDSLARWDPAARPVAVPLHQALQAAAHEKADTVVLDLAGPVPFELTGPALLALAEGRTTTDPLADPAVVEAVRDAVSAEPAVLRAHLGPGQADGTLALVLDPAAAPAEAARAVARRLAADETLRARLVRGLDLALLPAEATPPGEPLFVR